Proteins encoded by one window of Octopus bimaculoides isolate UCB-OBI-ISO-001 chromosome 4, ASM119413v2, whole genome shotgun sequence:
- the LOC106872024 gene encoding disabled homolog 1 isoform X4 encodes MSIQKGHKKKEIKTDPASFEGKGLFFTAKFIGVSDVADFRGNAMCQETMQKLKAAVKSSGKHKLKILVNISLEGIKLIEEKTMAVNYEHIVSRISFISIDTTDSRAFGYVFEPGDGTHKFFAIKTEKSAGHVIIAIRDLFETVFEMKKKERDEAAQKEAEEKDKSAVCSMADGAAPVTAAADKDTTDEADYGYSVPSNNKPVPQAAVTPNIIDLDTDLEYIQQGMDSMGTALESFDDFPFGQVTTGDTTADPWNINNSKQCIGNASVSIAAAATAAAPVVLLPPPPASPRVPIGSAMPQAPAALPPGQCSLAANLFPASSAFPSAVSSNVPAQPFPVSVPLTVNPAVPITVNPAVPITVNPAVPITVNPAVPITVNPAVPMTANPAVPKPIDPATTPPEMPTNMTCSLPIVTDPFGDKLFVSAVPAQAPNQTPFTASTSTTPPTTDNTVPFAAFPVMKPPRGNTFPVATQNVAANFAAQQPFAAFPPDPAHPVAGNAFSAAPQPAAFSAAFSVKPPTPVTGFPVGQQASFAAFPEGPQPAFLPLSSPDSSQRSTPSKFDAISLDSSFTSVFSQQSNEKLESASTLANNKPTDTGTNPVPQTDKLFQDLCNFGSNQHHKKPAELFPKLEPPPSKKLNELLEESIKCKELHVQSSKTENPLPPQQQQQQQQQQPSEQDATPSNNDQVDGRSFIQPAVLSLNPHAGGASSDC; translated from the exons ATGTCTATACAGAAAGGACACAAAAAGAAAG AGATTAAAACAGATCCGGCCAGTTTCGAAGGAAAAGGCTTGTTCTTCACGGCGAAATTCATCGGGGTCTCTGACGTTGCAGATTTTCGAGGGAACGCCATGTGTCAGGAGACAATGCAGAAGTTAAAGGCTGCCGTGAAGAGCTCTGGAAAACATAAGTTAAAGATTCTAGTCAACATATCTctggaagggattaagttgatcgAGGAGAAGACAATG GCTGTGAACTATGAACATATTGTAAGTCGAATATCATTTATTTCAATTGACACTACGGATTCCAGGGCCTTTGGCTACGTCTTTGAACCAGGAGACGGCACCCACAAATTCTTTGCAATCAAGACTGAGAAGTCG GCTGGACATGTTATCATCGCCATAAGGGATTTGTTTGAGACAGTTTttgagatgaagaaaaaagagagagacgagGCTGCCCAAAAAGAG gcaGAAGAGAAGGATAAATCAGCAGTGTGCAGCATGGCTGATGGTGCTGCACCAGTCACAGCCGCAGCTGACAAAGACACGACTGATGAAGCAGATTATGGTTATTCT GTACCTTCAAATAACAAACCTGTGCCGCAAGCTGCTGTTACTCCAAATATCATAGACCTTGATACTGATTTAGAGTACATTCAACAG GGAATGGACTCTATGGGTACTGCTTTGGAGAGCTTCGATGACTTTCCCTTCGGGCAGGTGACAACAGGGGACACAACTGCTGATCCGTGGAACATAAACAATTCTAAACAGTGCATTGGGAATGCATCTGTGTCgattgctgctgcagctactgccGCTGCTCCTGTAGTGTTGCTCCCTCCTCCGCCGGCTTCACCTCGCGTTCCCATCGGCAGCGCTATGCCACAGGCACCGGCAGCTTTACCACCCGGTCAGTGTAGTCTTGCGGCCAACCTATTTCCAGCGTCCAGTGCCTTTCCCTCTGCAGTGTCTTCCAATGTTCCTGCTCAGCCGTTTCCTGTTTCAGTTCCGTTAACTGTTAACCCGGCAGTTCCAATAACTGTTAACCCAGCAGTTCCAATAACTGTTAACCCAGCAGTTCCAATAACTGTTAACCCAGCAGTTCCAATAACTGTTAACCCAGCAGTTCCAATGACTGCTAACCCAGCAGTTCCGAAACCAATTGATCCAGCGACAACCCCACCTGAG ATGCCAACCAACATGACCTGCTCTCTACCCATTGTTACAGATCCATTTGGGGATAAACTGTTTGTTTCCGCTGTACCTGCACAAGCACCCAACCAAACACCCTTTACAGCCTCTACGTCTACCACACCACCAACTACAGACAATACTGTACCTTTTGCTGCATTTCCAGTGATGAAGCCACCACGTGGCAACACATTTCCAGTTGCAACACAAAACGTGGCTGCAAATTTTGCTGCCCAGCAACCGTTTGCTGCATTCCCTCCTGACCCTGCACATCCTGTGGCAGGGAATGCATTTTCAGCTGCACCACAGCCAGCTGCATTCTCAGCTGCGTTCTCTGTTAAACCACCGACCCCGGTTACTGGATTTCCTGTTGGGCAACAAGCATCATTTGCTGCATTCCCAGAGGGGCCACAACCAGCTTTTCTGCCCCTCTCGTCTCCTGACAGCAGTCAGAGAAGCACTCCGAGTAAATTCGATGCTATCTCTTTGGACAGTTCTTTCACTAGCGTCTTCTCTCAGCAGAGTAATGAGAAACTGGAAAGTGCTTCAACTTTGGCAAATAATAAACCAACAGACACTGGTACCAATCCAGTTCCTCAGACTGACAAGCTTTTCCAGGATCTCTGCAATTTCGGCAGCAATCAGCACCACAAGAAGCCAGCAGAGTTATTTCCAAAGTTGGAGCCGCCACCaagcaaaaaattaaatgaattacttGAAGAAAGTATTAAATGTAAAGAATTGCATGTTCAGAGTTCTAAAACTGAAAATCCTCTCCCaccccagcagcagcagcagcaacagcagcagcagccatcaGAGCAAGATGCTACCCCATCAAATAATGACCAG GTAGATGGTAGATCTTTCATCCAACCGGCTGTGCTCAGCCTCAATCCCCACGCAGGGGGAGCAAGTTCAGACTGCTAG
- the LOC106872024 gene encoding mucin-17 isoform X1, which yields MSIQKGHKKKEIKTDPASFEGKGLFFTAKFIGVSDVADFRGNAMCQETMQKLKAAVKSSGKHKLKILVNISLEGIKLIEEKTMAVNYEHIVSRISFISIDTTDSRAFGYVFEPGDGTHKFFAIKTEKSAGHVIIAIRDLFETVFEMKKKERDEAAQKEAEEKDKSAVCSMADGAAPVTAAADKDTTDEADYGYSVPSNNKPVPQAAVTPNIIDLDTDLEYIQQGMDSMGTALESFDDFPFGQVTTGDTTADPWNINNSKQCIGNASVSIAAAATAAAPVVLLPPPPASPRVPIGSAMPQAPAALPPGQCSLAANLFPASSAFPSAVSSNVPAQPFPVSVPLTVNPAVPITVNPAVPITVNPAVPITVNPAVPITVNPAVPMTANPAVPKPIDPATTPPEMPTNMTCSLPIVTDPFGDKLFVSAVPAQAPNQTPFTASTSTTPPTTDNTVPFAAFPVMKPPRGNTFPVATQNVAANFAAQQPFAAFPPDPAHPVAGNAFSAAPQPAAFSAAFSVKPPTPVTGFPVGQQASFAAFPEGPQPAFLPLSSPDSSQRSTPSKFDAISLDSSFTSVFSQQSNEKLESASTLANNKPTDTGTNPVPQTDKLFQDLCNFGSNQHHKKPAELFPKLEPPPSKKLNELLEESIKCKELHVQSSKTENPLPPQQQQQQQQQQPSEQDATPSNNDQASEYSITSALPAENLLPDPVCFPEPTKFDQPSVSAASFSGSDSQSSNVSNDQPHSDSPSIFSFSGNNPTEVTYAMTKLKLSDVDFNNPPSHPPPQLPSHLLAAVSGHNSGSESVCSISPFPDDHWAISDDEFNLPSPTVPPPPLPTGASLNFEPDQAPAPPPRPRTSDITRTAKPPPLPVRPKRTLSSSSSLQSMGKSNSPVSSVVSLEGTVLAHGAISDCSFTSLQDSDVSTNSLPTTKLADTKVNTTKFTDRGSSVSSPLSVATGNSNSSPPPWSAFTENDNSSSPFSNQSFSSGGRDVFASNSSQTAIGTASSHDSGWPNNNPFMSKVNTSPSVRNSSSPDPFSGPYTKIVNKRSKQTPQTTSQSVESVCSSTSAQIHNKSSQPVFNSVDPFRVLHCTKPQSNHNQTNTNISGSFCSELNNDLSDPFVVPLHLKLQTEKSPVDPFVIQTNVNLTQNNTQVTQFFPSTKNTERSVPETDLSIYNSQTTDIENDPFTNLSRNSGHSGNVPSDLFSFPSLNPAEYSQTQTDPFDAFNQWPVNTKFSVDIDKSNGH from the exons ATGTCTATACAGAAAGGACACAAAAAGAAAG AGATTAAAACAGATCCGGCCAGTTTCGAAGGAAAAGGCTTGTTCTTCACGGCGAAATTCATCGGGGTCTCTGACGTTGCAGATTTTCGAGGGAACGCCATGTGTCAGGAGACAATGCAGAAGTTAAAGGCTGCCGTGAAGAGCTCTGGAAAACATAAGTTAAAGATTCTAGTCAACATATCTctggaagggattaagttgatcgAGGAGAAGACAATG GCTGTGAACTATGAACATATTGTAAGTCGAATATCATTTATTTCAATTGACACTACGGATTCCAGGGCCTTTGGCTACGTCTTTGAACCAGGAGACGGCACCCACAAATTCTTTGCAATCAAGACTGAGAAGTCG GCTGGACATGTTATCATCGCCATAAGGGATTTGTTTGAGACAGTTTttgagatgaagaaaaaagagagagacgagGCTGCCCAAAAAGAG gcaGAAGAGAAGGATAAATCAGCAGTGTGCAGCATGGCTGATGGTGCTGCACCAGTCACAGCCGCAGCTGACAAAGACACGACTGATGAAGCAGATTATGGTTATTCT GTACCTTCAAATAACAAACCTGTGCCGCAAGCTGCTGTTACTCCAAATATCATAGACCTTGATACTGATTTAGAGTACATTCAACAG GGAATGGACTCTATGGGTACTGCTTTGGAGAGCTTCGATGACTTTCCCTTCGGGCAGGTGACAACAGGGGACACAACTGCTGATCCGTGGAACATAAACAATTCTAAACAGTGCATTGGGAATGCATCTGTGTCgattgctgctgcagctactgccGCTGCTCCTGTAGTGTTGCTCCCTCCTCCGCCGGCTTCACCTCGCGTTCCCATCGGCAGCGCTATGCCACAGGCACCGGCAGCTTTACCACCCGGTCAGTGTAGTCTTGCGGCCAACCTATTTCCAGCGTCCAGTGCCTTTCCCTCTGCAGTGTCTTCCAATGTTCCTGCTCAGCCGTTTCCTGTTTCAGTTCCGTTAACTGTTAACCCGGCAGTTCCAATAACTGTTAACCCAGCAGTTCCAATAACTGTTAACCCAGCAGTTCCAATAACTGTTAACCCAGCAGTTCCAATAACTGTTAACCCAGCAGTTCCAATGACTGCTAACCCAGCAGTTCCGAAACCAATTGATCCAGCGACAACCCCACCTGAG ATGCCAACCAACATGACCTGCTCTCTACCCATTGTTACAGATCCATTTGGGGATAAACTGTTTGTTTCCGCTGTACCTGCACAAGCACCCAACCAAACACCCTTTACAGCCTCTACGTCTACCACACCACCAACTACAGACAATACTGTACCTTTTGCTGCATTTCCAGTGATGAAGCCACCACGTGGCAACACATTTCCAGTTGCAACACAAAACGTGGCTGCAAATTTTGCTGCCCAGCAACCGTTTGCTGCATTCCCTCCTGACCCTGCACATCCTGTGGCAGGGAATGCATTTTCAGCTGCACCACAGCCAGCTGCATTCTCAGCTGCGTTCTCTGTTAAACCACCGACCCCGGTTACTGGATTTCCTGTTGGGCAACAAGCATCATTTGCTGCATTCCCAGAGGGGCCACAACCAGCTTTTCTGCCCCTCTCGTCTCCTGACAGCAGTCAGAGAAGCACTCCGAGTAAATTCGATGCTATCTCTTTGGACAGTTCTTTCACTAGCGTCTTCTCTCAGCAGAGTAATGAGAAACTGGAAAGTGCTTCAACTTTGGCAAATAATAAACCAACAGACACTGGTACCAATCCAGTTCCTCAGACTGACAAGCTTTTCCAGGATCTCTGCAATTTCGGCAGCAATCAGCACCACAAGAAGCCAGCAGAGTTATTTCCAAAGTTGGAGCCGCCACCaagcaaaaaattaaatgaattacttGAAGAAAGTATTAAATGTAAAGAATTGCATGTTCAGAGTTCTAAAACTGAAAATCCTCTCCCaccccagcagcagcagcagcaacagcagcagcagccatcaGAGCAAGATGCTACCCCATCAAATAATGACCAGGCAAGTGAATATTCAATAACCTCAGCTCTTCCAGCTGAAAACTTGTTACCTGATCCCGTGTGCTTTCCTGAACCCACCAAATTTGATCAACCCTCAGTTTCTGCTGCTTCTTTTTCCGGTTCCGATTCCCAGTCTTCTAATGTCTCTAACGACCAGCCCCATTCTGATTCTCCCAGTATTTTCAGCTTCAGTGGCAACAACCCCACAGAGGTTACCTATGCAATGACGAAACTCAAACTTTCAGATGTTGACTTTAATAATCCCCCCTCTCACCCACCTCCGCAACTCCCTTCCCATCTTCTTGCTGCTGTTTCTGGTCACAACTCGGGGTCAGAGTCTGTGTGTAGCATTTCGCCCTTTCCAGATGACCACTGGGCCATATCTGATGACGAATTTAACCTCCCTTCCCCAACTGTGCCACCCCCTCCACTACCAACAGGTGCTTCCCTTAATTTCGAACCTGACCAAGCACCAGCTCCCCCACCCCGCCCAAGGACATCAGATATTACAAGAACTGCCAAACCTCCTCCACTTCCTGTTCGTCCAAAACGTACCCTTTCTTCCAGTTCAAGCTTACAAAGTATGGGAAAATCCAACTCCCCAGTGTCATCTGTTGTTTCCCTGGAAGGGACAGTTTTGGCCCATGGGGCCATTTCAGATTGTTCTTTTACATCACTACAAGACTCAGACGTGTCTACCAATAGTCTTCCAACGACAAAACTTGCTGACACCAAAGTTAATACAACAAAGTTTACTGACCGAGGGTCATCTGTCTCATCTCCTCTTAGTGTTGCCACTGGCAACAGCAACTCTTCACCCCCTCCTTGGTCTGCATTTACTGAAAATGACAATTCAAGCTCACCTTTTAGTAACCAAAGTTTTTCAAGTGGCGGCCGTGATGTATTTGCTTCAAATTCGTCACAGACTGCCATTGGTACTGCTAGTTCCCATGACAGTGGTTGGCCCAACAATAACCCTTTCATGTCTAAAGTTAATACCAGTCCTTCAGTGAGGAACTCTTCATCACCAGATCCTTTCAGTGGCCCCTACACCAAAATAGTTAACAAACGTTCAAAACAGACTCCTCAGACAACCTCCCAGTCTGTAGAATCTGTTTGTAGTTCAACATCAGCTCAAATCCATAATAAATCCAGCCAGCCAGTGTTCAACAGTGTGGATCCATTTCGTGTCCTTCATTGCACAAAGCCACAATCAAACCATAaccagacaaacacaaacatttctgGATCGTTCTGTAGCGAACTTAACAATGACTTATCTGATCCCTTTGTTGTTCCCCTCCACCTCAAACTACAAACTGAGAAGTCCCCAGTTGACCCTTTTGTGATACAAACTAATGTTAATCTAACACAAAACAATACTCAAGTGACTCAGTTTTTTCCTTCGACAAAAAATACCGAAAGGTCAGTTCCAGAGACTGACCTTTCCATATAcaacagtcaaacaactgacattgAAAATGACCCTTTTACAAACCTTAGTCGAAACAGTGGACACTCTGGCAACGTACCATcagatttattttcctttcccaGCCTCAATCCCGCTGAATACTCTCAGACCCAAACTGACCCTTTTGACGCATTTAATCAATGGCCAGTTAATACAAAATTCAGTGTGGACATTGATAAAAGCAATGGTCATTGA
- the LOC106872024 gene encoding mucin-17 isoform X3, translated as MKKKERDEAAQKEAEEKDKSAVCSMADGAAPVTAAADKDTTDEADYGYSVPSNNKPVPQAAVTPNIIDLDTDLEYIQQGMDSMGTALESFDDFPFGQVTTGDTTADPWNINNSKQCIGNASVSIAAAATAAAPVVLLPPPPASPRVPIGSAMPQAPAALPPGQCSLAANLFPASSAFPSAVSSNVPAQPFPVSVPLTVNPAVPITVNPAVPITVNPAVPITVNPAVPITVNPAVPMTANPAVPKPIDPATTPPEMPTNMTCSLPIVTDPFGDKLFVSAVPAQAPNQTPFTASTSTTPPTTDNTVPFAAFPVMKPPRGNTFPVATQNVAANFAAQQPFAAFPPDPAHPVAGNAFSAAPQPAAFSAAFSVKPPTPVTGFPVGQQASFAAFPEGPQPAFLPLSSPDSSQRSTPSKFDAISLDSSFTSVFSQQSNEKLESASTLANNKPTDTGTNPVPQTDKLFQDLCNFGSNQHHKKPAELFPKLEPPPSKKLNELLEESIKCKELHVQSSKTENPLPPQQQQQQQQQQPSEQDATPSNNDQASEYSITSALPAENLLPDPVCFPEPTKFDQPSVSAASFSGSDSQSSNVSNDQPHSDSPSIFSFSGNNPTEVTYAMTKLKLSDVDFNNPPSHPPPQLPSHLLAAVSGHNSGSESVCSISPFPDDHWAISDDEFNLPSPTVPPPPLPTGASLNFEPDQAPAPPPRPRTSDITRTAKPPPLPVRPKRTLSSSSSLQSMGKSNSPVSSVVSLEGTVLAHGAISDCSFTSLQDSDVSTNSLPTTKLADTKVNTTKFTDRGSSVSSPLSVATGNSNSSPPPWSAFTENDNSSSPFSNQSFSSGGRDVFASNSSQTAIGTASSHDSGWPNNNPFMSKVNTSPSVRNSSSPDPFSGPYTKIVNKRSKQTPQTTSQSVESVCSSTSAQIHNKSSQPVFNSVDPFRVLHCTKPQSNHNQTNTNISGSFCSELNNDLSDPFVVPLHLKLQTEKSPVDPFVIQTNVNLTQNNTQVTQFFPSTKNTERSVPETDLSIYNSQTTDIENDPFTNLSRNSGHSGNVPSDLFSFPSLNPAEYSQTQTDPFDAFNQWPVNTKFSVDIDKSNGH; from the exons atgaagaaaaaagagagagacgagGCTGCCCAAAAAGAG gcaGAAGAGAAGGATAAATCAGCAGTGTGCAGCATGGCTGATGGTGCTGCACCAGTCACAGCCGCAGCTGACAAAGACACGACTGATGAAGCAGATTATGGTTATTCT GTACCTTCAAATAACAAACCTGTGCCGCAAGCTGCTGTTACTCCAAATATCATAGACCTTGATACTGATTTAGAGTACATTCAACAG GGAATGGACTCTATGGGTACTGCTTTGGAGAGCTTCGATGACTTTCCCTTCGGGCAGGTGACAACAGGGGACACAACTGCTGATCCGTGGAACATAAACAATTCTAAACAGTGCATTGGGAATGCATCTGTGTCgattgctgctgcagctactgccGCTGCTCCTGTAGTGTTGCTCCCTCCTCCGCCGGCTTCACCTCGCGTTCCCATCGGCAGCGCTATGCCACAGGCACCGGCAGCTTTACCACCCGGTCAGTGTAGTCTTGCGGCCAACCTATTTCCAGCGTCCAGTGCCTTTCCCTCTGCAGTGTCTTCCAATGTTCCTGCTCAGCCGTTTCCTGTTTCAGTTCCGTTAACTGTTAACCCGGCAGTTCCAATAACTGTTAACCCAGCAGTTCCAATAACTGTTAACCCAGCAGTTCCAATAACTGTTAACCCAGCAGTTCCAATAACTGTTAACCCAGCAGTTCCAATGACTGCTAACCCAGCAGTTCCGAAACCAATTGATCCAGCGACAACCCCACCTGAG ATGCCAACCAACATGACCTGCTCTCTACCCATTGTTACAGATCCATTTGGGGATAAACTGTTTGTTTCCGCTGTACCTGCACAAGCACCCAACCAAACACCCTTTACAGCCTCTACGTCTACCACACCACCAACTACAGACAATACTGTACCTTTTGCTGCATTTCCAGTGATGAAGCCACCACGTGGCAACACATTTCCAGTTGCAACACAAAACGTGGCTGCAAATTTTGCTGCCCAGCAACCGTTTGCTGCATTCCCTCCTGACCCTGCACATCCTGTGGCAGGGAATGCATTTTCAGCTGCACCACAGCCAGCTGCATTCTCAGCTGCGTTCTCTGTTAAACCACCGACCCCGGTTACTGGATTTCCTGTTGGGCAACAAGCATCATTTGCTGCATTCCCAGAGGGGCCACAACCAGCTTTTCTGCCCCTCTCGTCTCCTGACAGCAGTCAGAGAAGCACTCCGAGTAAATTCGATGCTATCTCTTTGGACAGTTCTTTCACTAGCGTCTTCTCTCAGCAGAGTAATGAGAAACTGGAAAGTGCTTCAACTTTGGCAAATAATAAACCAACAGACACTGGTACCAATCCAGTTCCTCAGACTGACAAGCTTTTCCAGGATCTCTGCAATTTCGGCAGCAATCAGCACCACAAGAAGCCAGCAGAGTTATTTCCAAAGTTGGAGCCGCCACCaagcaaaaaattaaatgaattacttGAAGAAAGTATTAAATGTAAAGAATTGCATGTTCAGAGTTCTAAAACTGAAAATCCTCTCCCaccccagcagcagcagcagcaacagcagcagcagccatcaGAGCAAGATGCTACCCCATCAAATAATGACCAGGCAAGTGAATATTCAATAACCTCAGCTCTTCCAGCTGAAAACTTGTTACCTGATCCCGTGTGCTTTCCTGAACCCACCAAATTTGATCAACCCTCAGTTTCTGCTGCTTCTTTTTCCGGTTCCGATTCCCAGTCTTCTAATGTCTCTAACGACCAGCCCCATTCTGATTCTCCCAGTATTTTCAGCTTCAGTGGCAACAACCCCACAGAGGTTACCTATGCAATGACGAAACTCAAACTTTCAGATGTTGACTTTAATAATCCCCCCTCTCACCCACCTCCGCAACTCCCTTCCCATCTTCTTGCTGCTGTTTCTGGTCACAACTCGGGGTCAGAGTCTGTGTGTAGCATTTCGCCCTTTCCAGATGACCACTGGGCCATATCTGATGACGAATTTAACCTCCCTTCCCCAACTGTGCCACCCCCTCCACTACCAACAGGTGCTTCCCTTAATTTCGAACCTGACCAAGCACCAGCTCCCCCACCCCGCCCAAGGACATCAGATATTACAAGAACTGCCAAACCTCCTCCACTTCCTGTTCGTCCAAAACGTACCCTTTCTTCCAGTTCAAGCTTACAAAGTATGGGAAAATCCAACTCCCCAGTGTCATCTGTTGTTTCCCTGGAAGGGACAGTTTTGGCCCATGGGGCCATTTCAGATTGTTCTTTTACATCACTACAAGACTCAGACGTGTCTACCAATAGTCTTCCAACGACAAAACTTGCTGACACCAAAGTTAATACAACAAAGTTTACTGACCGAGGGTCATCTGTCTCATCTCCTCTTAGTGTTGCCACTGGCAACAGCAACTCTTCACCCCCTCCTTGGTCTGCATTTACTGAAAATGACAATTCAAGCTCACCTTTTAGTAACCAAAGTTTTTCAAGTGGCGGCCGTGATGTATTTGCTTCAAATTCGTCACAGACTGCCATTGGTACTGCTAGTTCCCATGACAGTGGTTGGCCCAACAATAACCCTTTCATGTCTAAAGTTAATACCAGTCCTTCAGTGAGGAACTCTTCATCACCAGATCCTTTCAGTGGCCCCTACACCAAAATAGTTAACAAACGTTCAAAACAGACTCCTCAGACAACCTCCCAGTCTGTAGAATCTGTTTGTAGTTCAACATCAGCTCAAATCCATAATAAATCCAGCCAGCCAGTGTTCAACAGTGTGGATCCATTTCGTGTCCTTCATTGCACAAAGCCACAATCAAACCATAaccagacaaacacaaacatttctgGATCGTTCTGTAGCGAACTTAACAATGACTTATCTGATCCCTTTGTTGTTCCCCTCCACCTCAAACTACAAACTGAGAAGTCCCCAGTTGACCCTTTTGTGATACAAACTAATGTTAATCTAACACAAAACAATACTCAAGTGACTCAGTTTTTTCCTTCGACAAAAAATACCGAAAGGTCAGTTCCAGAGACTGACCTTTCCATATAcaacagtcaaacaactgacattgAAAATGACCCTTTTACAAACCTTAGTCGAAACAGTGGACACTCTGGCAACGTACCATcagatttattttcctttcccaGCCTCAATCCCGCTGAATACTCTCAGACCCAAACTGACCCTTTTGACGCATTTAATCAATGGCCAGTTAATACAAAATTCAGTGTGGACATTGATAAAAGCAATGGTCATTGA